A single genomic interval of Vibrio maritimus harbors:
- a CDS encoding autoinducer 2-binding periplasmic protein LuxP — MLLGTPVLTSHANTFLSDYWNYQHYLEAHPEQKALTDELQLAVSKGPMPLSVKQRKPITISVVYPGQQVSDYWVRNIKAFETRLEELGVEYELNQVFTRPNDDFRQQSVSLMEAVKNKSGYLIFTLDTSRHRKFIEHVLHATDTKLILQNITTPLKSWSENPPFMYVGFDHVKGSLLLADYFKERFNGDKADYSVLYFSEGYVSDARGGTFIQEMDKLNGFSLATSYYTKASRDSGREAALNTLKQHPNVNFIYACSTDVALGAADALNELDRKDVVVNGWGGGSAELEAIQNGELDVTVMRMNDDTGVAMAEAIKWDLEDKEVPLVYSGTFELVTSADSDEKIEALKKRAFRYSDR; from the coding sequence ATGTTGCTGGGAACGCCTGTACTAACAAGCCATGCAAATACTTTCCTGTCTGATTATTGGAACTATCAACATTATTTAGAAGCTCATCCTGAGCAAAAGGCCTTAACTGACGAGCTGCAGTTAGCTGTGTCTAAAGGTCCTATGCCGTTATCTGTAAAACAACGTAAACCAATCACTATTTCAGTGGTTTATCCCGGTCAACAAGTGTCTGATTATTGGGTTCGAAACATAAAAGCATTTGAAACCAGATTAGAAGAACTGGGCGTGGAATATGAGCTGAACCAAGTTTTCACAAGACCCAATGATGATTTTAGACAGCAAAGTGTGTCATTGATGGAAGCGGTCAAAAACAAGTCCGGTTATTTGATCTTTACGCTTGATACCTCTCGGCACCGTAAATTCATCGAACACGTTCTGCATGCGACAGATACTAAGCTCATACTGCAAAATATCACCACGCCTTTAAAGAGTTGGTCAGAGAATCCTCCGTTCATGTATGTTGGATTTGACCACGTGAAAGGCAGTCTACTGCTCGCTGATTACTTCAAGGAGCGTTTTAATGGCGATAAAGCAGATTACTCAGTGCTGTATTTTTCAGAAGGATACGTGAGTGATGCTCGAGGGGGGACGTTTATTCAAGAGATGGACAAGCTTAATGGTTTTTCCTTGGCTACGTCTTACTACACCAAAGCGAGTCGAGACAGTGGCCGTGAAGCAGCATTGAATACCTTAAAACAACATCCAAACGTGAATTTTATCTACGCATGCTCTACCGACGTAGCTCTTGGAGCAGCCGATGCCTTGAACGAGTTGGATCGTAAAGATGTGGTTGTAAACGGCTGGGGCGGTGGCTCCGCTGAGTTAGAAGCCATTCAAAATGGTGAACTTGATGTAACCGTTATGAGAATGAATGATGATACAGGAGTAGCAATGGCAGAAGCGATCAAGTGGGATCTAGAAGATAAGGAAGTGCCTTTAGTGTATTCCGGTACTTTTGAGTTGGTGACCAGTGCCGATTCGGATGAAAAAATCGAAGCTCTTAAAAAAAGAGCGTTTCGGTATTCAGATCGCTAA
- a CDS encoding GIY-YIG nuclease family protein, which translates to MSQVSLNPPWYVYLIRTAENKLYCGITNDLERRFNQHQMGKGAKALRGRGPLTLVWSQQERDKSSALKTEIAIKKLTKKRKEELVLHQQSFALNGME; encoded by the coding sequence ATGTCTCAAGTAAGTTTAAATCCACCTTGGTATGTGTATTTAATACGTACCGCAGAGAACAAGCTCTATTGCGGGATTACCAATGATCTCGAGCGCCGCTTTAATCAACATCAAATGGGAAAAGGTGCGAAGGCGTTGAGAGGGCGAGGACCTTTAACATTGGTTTGGAGCCAACAAGAACGTGATAAAAGTAGCGCCTTAAAAACAGAGATAGCGATTAAGAAGTTGACGAAGAAGCGCAAAGAAGAACTGGTCTTACACCAGCAATCTTTTGCATTAAATGGTATGGAATAA
- a CDS encoding YceH family protein: MNIELSLVEARVIGCLIEKEVTTPDQYPLTLNSLTTACNQKSNRDPVLSLSDAEVQDAVTALIDRRLVSDESGFNSRVSKFQHRFCNTEFGDLKLTAQEKGIVCCMLLRGAQTPGEIRTRTNRLCNFTDVKEVEAVLDSMASRDSGALVVKLPREAGKRESRYMHLFSGAVDVEQLTQEAAAGISQTVSTPTQARIESLENEVEALKQELNELKSLVNSLL, encoded by the coding sequence ATGAATATAGAATTATCCTTGGTTGAGGCTCGAGTAATCGGCTGTCTTATTGAAAAAGAAGTCACTACTCCAGACCAGTACCCTCTGACCCTGAACAGTCTGACGACAGCATGTAATCAAAAAAGTAACCGCGATCCAGTGCTGAGCTTATCGGATGCTGAAGTTCAAGATGCCGTGACAGCACTAATCGATCGTCGTTTAGTGAGTGATGAGAGTGGATTCAATAGCAGAGTCTCAAAATTCCAACATAGGTTCTGCAATACTGAGTTTGGCGATCTTAAGCTGACAGCACAGGAAAAAGGGATTGTCTGCTGCATGCTATTGCGTGGTGCACAAACTCCGGGCGAGATCCGTACTCGTACCAACAGGCTTTGCAATTTCACTGACGTTAAAGAAGTCGAAGCGGTTCTTGATTCAATGGCGTCACGCGATAGTGGTGCGCTTGTAGTGAAACTACCACGCGAAGCGGGTAAGCGTGAATCTCGATACATGCATCTATTCAGTGGTGCAGTCGATGTTGAGCAACTTACTCAGGAAGCCGCTGCTGGAATAAGCCAAACGGTTTCAACACCAACTCAGGCTCGTATCGAGTCATTGGAGAATGAAGTGGAAGCGCTTAAGCAAGAGCTGAATGAGCTCAAGTCACTGGTCAATTCACTGCTGTAA
- a CDS encoding DUF496 family protein gives MSSVFEIVAQARRKNKLKRELLDNEKKVRDNRKRVDLLENLMDYIKPEMTHDEIVTIIKNMKADYEDRVDDHIIKSAEISKARRDISRRIRELTEEDKQMVQGKK, from the coding sequence ATGAGTAGCGTATTTGAAATCGTTGCGCAGGCGCGCCGCAAAAACAAATTAAAACGTGAACTACTAGACAACGAAAAGAAAGTTCGAGACAACCGTAAGCGTGTCGACCTTCTAGAGAACTTGATGGATTACATCAAGCCAGAGATGACACACGACGAGATCGTTACCATCATCAAGAACATGAAAGCAGACTACGAAGACCGCGTTGATGACCACATCATCAAGAGCGCTGAGATTTCAAAAGCTCGCCGTGACATCAGCCGTCGTATCCGTGAGCTAACTGAAGAAGACAAGCAAATGGTACAAGGTAAGAAATAA
- a CDS encoding YgjV family protein: MDFSMVEILGYAASIMVAISLTMKDIIKLRVLNFVGCALFTAYGLAIDSMPVVITNGFIACVNVYFLLQMQKKSDASTESNA; the protein is encoded by the coding sequence ATGGACTTTAGTATGGTAGAAATACTTGGCTACGCGGCGTCAATTATGGTCGCAATCTCTCTGACAATGAAAGACATCATTAAACTACGCGTGTTGAACTTTGTTGGCTGTGCACTTTTTACCGCTTATGGATTAGCGATCGATTCAATGCCTGTAGTGATCACCAACGGTTTCATTGCTTGTGTTAACGTTTATTTCTTGCTTCAGATGCAAAAAAAGAGCGACGCTAGCACAGAGAGCAATGCTTAA
- a CDS encoding DUF1428 domain-containing protein: MEYVDGFVAAVPKENKALYREHVLKIAPVFKQHGALSVIECWEDDVSEGQLTSFPKAVMKKEDECVVFSWITWPSKDVRDAGMKAVFDDEMIQREMAAMPFDTKRLIYGGFEVLVDE, from the coding sequence ATGGAATATGTAGATGGATTTGTGGCGGCCGTACCCAAAGAAAACAAGGCCTTGTATCGTGAGCATGTATTAAAAATCGCCCCGGTTTTCAAACAACACGGAGCGCTGTCCGTTATTGAGTGCTGGGAAGATGACGTTTCCGAAGGTCAGCTAACCTCTTTTCCTAAAGCAGTAATGAAGAAAGAAGACGAATGTGTCGTGTTTTCTTGGATTACTTGGCCGTCAAAAGACGTTCGAGATGCTGGAATGAAAGCCGTGTTTGACGACGAAATGATTCAACGTGAAATGGCAGCAATGCCTTTTGACACTAAACGATTAATCTATGGTGGGTTTGAGGTTCTAGTGGATGAATGA
- a CDS encoding SOS response-associated peptidase → MCGRLNIIDDPFSQYVSEQLGLEFSTSQKTELFPSEQIDCIVSSTEQKLFTLPLSWGIKPSWSKRLIINAQAESVVTKPTFSDAYAYHRVIVPCSGWYEWKQNELSEKTKYLFSAESHRPLYMAAVGYPQTQQVVTLTTKPTKHYSRYHHRMPLMLTPQAAMQWLVPSIDRHDEILNSLVSDELWQVAKVG, encoded by the coding sequence ATGTGCGGTCGACTTAACATTATCGATGATCCCTTCAGCCAGTACGTTTCAGAACAACTGGGCCTAGAGTTTTCTACGTCACAGAAAACAGAGTTATTCCCTTCTGAACAAATAGACTGTATCGTCTCGAGCACAGAACAAAAGCTGTTTACTTTGCCTCTAAGTTGGGGGATTAAACCTAGCTGGAGTAAGCGTCTTATCATCAATGCTCAAGCAGAATCCGTGGTAACGAAACCGACTTTTTCAGACGCATACGCTTACCATAGAGTGATTGTGCCTTGTTCAGGTTGGTATGAATGGAAGCAAAACGAGCTGTCAGAGAAAACTAAATATTTGTTCAGTGCCGAAAGTCATCGCCCACTGTACATGGCTGCTGTCGGTTATCCTCAAACCCAGCAGGTGGTAACACTCACAACCAAGCCAACGAAGCACTATTCACGCTATCATCATAGGATGCCACTTATGTTAACCCCACAAGCTGCTATGCAGTGGTTGGTACCATCGATAGACAGGCATGATGAAATATTAAATAGCTTAGTGAGCGATGAGTTATGGCAGGTCGCTAAGGTTGGTTAG
- a CDS encoding bifunctional metallophosphatase/5'-nucleotidase, whose translation MTNNNKPLSLTIAHINDTHSYFEPTSLPLSIELDGQTHQPYVSAGGFARIATRVKELKQNHSSDGFLFLHAGDCFQGTLYFSLFKGEANAVMLNALNIDAMTLGNHELDMGNEPVGQFIRSIQFPLLAGNWNVSSEGDKQYPLKGHDNLIDFDESRGVARWIEREVNGERVAIFGLSIEKMADIANPDCDTSFEPCVQTAKSTVRAINQRGINKIILLSHMGYEADLELAEQVTGIGLIIGGHSHVLQGDFKALGIKSQDQYGVRVKNTLIVQAGFHSMTLGHCHIEFDQNGLVTSFEGQNELLIGRRVFMDVNKENTLVDLEALKRNVQTHQNVAVVRKDREIKAVMAEKYQPKVKELQTQTIAHIDHELRHVRLPDEEGPSQLAPLVAHSFLYTMKSLGHNVDFAMHNAGGVRNSLGVGDVSVADVAGKLLPFAVPIGVYRIRGRHIPLILEGALDNAYSNGVQGTGSGSYPYTSQLEFHYDPTLAKGKRVSKVFVDGSPLQPEKIYTGTSSAYTMKGKEGYDAIKNMEDNGVVTTWSMADCFIKLLSEQPQIVSDKRQKNAGLLP comes from the coding sequence ATGACAAACAATAATAAGCCTCTATCGCTGACAATAGCGCATATCAACGATACCCATTCTTACTTTGAACCAACGTCTCTCCCTTTAAGTATTGAACTCGATGGGCAAACTCATCAGCCTTATGTTAGTGCTGGTGGATTCGCACGAATCGCGACACGAGTAAAAGAACTAAAACAGAACCACAGTTCAGATGGTTTTCTATTTCTTCATGCAGGGGACTGTTTTCAGGGTACTTTGTATTTTTCTCTGTTCAAAGGTGAAGCTAATGCGGTGATGCTTAATGCTTTGAACATTGACGCAATGACACTGGGAAACCATGAACTCGATATGGGCAATGAGCCCGTGGGACAGTTCATTCGCAGTATTCAGTTTCCACTTCTAGCAGGTAACTGGAATGTCTCTAGTGAGGGCGATAAGCAGTATCCATTGAAAGGACACGACAATCTTATCGACTTCGATGAATCACGTGGCGTTGCACGCTGGATTGAGCGTGAGGTTAACGGTGAACGAGTCGCCATATTCGGCTTATCGATCGAAAAAATGGCCGATATCGCCAACCCTGATTGTGATACGAGCTTTGAGCCTTGTGTACAGACCGCCAAATCGACGGTTAGAGCGATTAATCAGCGCGGAATCAACAAAATAATACTACTCAGCCATATGGGCTATGAGGCAGATCTCGAATTGGCGGAGCAAGTGACAGGCATCGGTTTGATCATTGGTGGCCATAGTCATGTCCTTCAAGGTGATTTCAAAGCGTTAGGCATCAAGTCGCAAGACCAATATGGTGTGCGTGTGAAAAATACTTTGATCGTTCAAGCGGGTTTTCACTCAATGACATTAGGTCATTGCCACATCGAGTTCGACCAAAATGGCCTCGTCACTTCCTTTGAAGGTCAAAACGAACTGTTGATTGGCAGGCGCGTGTTCATGGATGTTAATAAAGAGAATACGTTGGTTGATTTGGAAGCTCTTAAGAGAAACGTTCAAACACACCAAAATGTGGCCGTAGTGAGAAAGGACCGCGAAATTAAAGCGGTAATGGCAGAAAAATATCAACCTAAGGTTAAAGAGCTTCAAACTCAGACGATTGCTCACATCGATCATGAACTTCGTCATGTCAGGCTTCCTGATGAGGAAGGACCAAGTCAGTTAGCACCACTTGTTGCACACTCTTTCTTGTACACCATGAAATCTCTTGGGCATAACGTAGATTTTGCAATGCACAACGCAGGAGGTGTCAGGAACTCTCTTGGCGTTGGTGACGTCTCTGTTGCTGATGTCGCAGGAAAACTTCTGCCGTTTGCCGTGCCTATTGGTGTTTATCGAATTCGTGGTCGCCATATTCCACTGATTCTAGAAGGCGCACTTGATAATGCGTATAGCAATGGAGTACAGGGGACAGGATCGGGAAGCTATCCGTACACCTCGCAACTTGAGTTTCATTATGACCCGACGCTCGCAAAAGGGAAAAGAGTCAGTAAAGTGTTCGTCGATGGTTCACCATTACAGCCTGAAAAGATTTATACAGGCACCTCAAGTGCTTACACGATGAAAGGTAAAGAAGGGTATGACGCCATTAAAAACATGGAAGACAATGGCGTTGTTACGACGTGGTCGATGGCCGATTGCTTTATCAAACTTTTATCTGAACAGCCTCAAATAGTTAGCGACAAACGTCAGAAAAATGCGGGCTTGCTTCCATAA